The Klebsiella quasivariicola region AGCAGCGTCAGGTTGCAGTTTATACCGCTCTGCTCCAGCTCTTCGGCAGCGCGAATGCCCTCCCAGGTGGCGGCGAGCTTAATTAAAATCCGCTCGGGACCAATGCCATTTTTTTCATATAACTGGATAAGCTTGCGCGCCTTCGCGACGCACATTCCGCGATCCCAGGCAAAGCGGGCATCCACTTCGGTGGAGATACGCCCGGGCACATGGCGCAGCACCTCGCTGCCGATATCCACTGCCACCTGATCGCAGGCGTTAATCAACTGCGTTTCTGCGCTGCCCCCCTGGCGGCGTGCCTTGCCAATCGCATCGGCAATCAGCGGCTGATACTGCGGCAACTGCGCGGCCTTCAGCACCAGCGAAGGGTTGGTGGTCGCATCCTGTGGAGCAAACTTTTTAATCGATTCAATATCGCCGGTATCAGCAACAACCGTGGTGTATTTTTTCAGTTCGTCTAACTGGCTCATCATCTGTTCCTTATCTTACGACTGCGGAGGTTAATCTCTGGCATGCTGGTGTTCGTAATAATCAATACGTTCCACTTTGGGCGCGGAGCCGCCGCCTTCATATTCGGACTCAAGCCATGCCTGAATAATTTTTTTGCCCAGCTCAGTGCCAATCACCCGCGCGCCGAGGGTAATAATCTGCGCGTTGTTACTTTTACGCGCTCGCTCAGCAGAGAAGGTATCGTGACACTGGGCGGCGCGGACCCCGGGGACTTTATTGGCCACAATACTCATCCCAATGCCGGTACCGCAGATCAGGATGCCGCGATCGTGTTCGCCCTGTTTAATCGACATCGCCACCGCATGGGCAACATCCGGATAAACGGTACTCCCCTGGCGTTTATCGCTGCTGTAATCCGCGACGTTAATTCCCAGCCCATTCAAATAAGCGACGATAGTATCGCGAAAAGCATAGGCGGCATCATCCGCACCAATAGCGATTGTTTTCATGGTTATTTCC contains the following coding sequences:
- the rpiB gene encoding ribose 5-phosphate isomerase B, which gives rise to MKTIAIGADDAAYAFRDTIVAYLNGLGINVADYSSDKRQGSTVYPDVAHAVAMSIKQGEHDRGILICGTGIGMSIVANKVPGVRAAQCHDTFSAERARKSNNAQIITLGARVIGTELGKKIIQAWLESEYEGGGSAPKVERIDYYEHQHARD